In Arachis stenosperma cultivar V10309 chromosome 1, arast.V10309.gnm1.PFL2, whole genome shotgun sequence, one DNA window encodes the following:
- the LOC130972416 gene encoding uncharacterized protein LOC130972416 yields the protein MGNPNPNQEEEKTLQEELSGPIMLGDRVIKLAQESDSSKVDCAELAKKVQLLCDNLRSVVRAAAAQPLNERPIRRIVAEVSKTLDRTLALLRRCRRNGGVLRQVFSITTTADFRKVWNLLESSNGDLLWLLSIFDSKGTNLSLPPIASNDPILAWVWTYTYTLQLGTLKDRAEAAMELGSLARDNGRNKLIILDEGGVSPLLKLLKEGSSPDAQVAAANALVSIARNQERVVRFIVDSLGVPIIVQVLGDAAMRVRVSVAELVAAMAEQDPRAQEDFVRANVTRPLVSLLSIDTVLADPMAGRASIHSLVVNLSSSSSIGESSNSGSLDGISRGGQHRREREREREAESPAVRNEVKVSCARALWKLSIRCLLTSKKITETKGLLCLAKIIECESGELQLNCLMAVMEITAVAEANSDLRRAAFKSTAPAAKAVLDQLLRVVREVNHPALLIPAIKSIGSLARNFPGKVPHVLGPLVAQLGNRDVDVAIEAAIALGKFACSENYNCVDHSKAILELDGVPKLMRLLQNNDRAHMHGLVLLCHLALNVGNSKVLEQERALCTLEKLARPVLAQHPDQKELFAKAIHNLTLYQPGAQLHRQS from the coding sequence ATGGGAAACCCAAACCCTaaccaggaagaagagaagacCCTTCAAGAAGAGCTTTCAGGTCCCATCATGCTCGGCGACCGAGTCATCAAACTCGCTCAGGAGTCCGACTCATCCAAAGTTGACTGCGCCGAACTCGCCAAGAAGGTTCAGCTTCTCTGCGACAACCTCCGCTCCGTCGTCCGTGCCGCCGCTGCCCAACCCCTCAACGAGCGTCCCATCCGCCGCATCGTCGCCGAAGTCTCCAAGACCCTCGACCGCACTCTCGCCCTCCTACGCCGCTGCCGCCGCAACGGCGGCGTCCTCCGCCAGGTCTTCTCCATCACCACCACCGCCGATTTTCGCAAGGTCTGGAACCTTCTAGAGTCTTCTAACGGGGACTTGCTCTGGCTCCTCAGCATCTTCGATTCCAAAGGTACCAACCTCTCTCTCCCTCCAATTGCAAGCAATGACCCTATCCTCGCTTGGGTTTGGACCTACACCTATACCCTCCAGTTGGGAACCCTAAAGGACCGTGCTGAAGCTGCAATGGAACTTGGTTCTCTTGCAAGAGACAATGGTCGGAACAAGCTTATTATCTTGGATGAGGGTGGGGTTTCGCCGTTGCTCAAGCTTCTTAAAGAAGGTTCTTCCCCTGATGCTCAGGTAGCTGCTGCTAATGCTCTTGTTAGTATTGCTAGGAACCAAGAGAGGGTTGTTAGGTTCATTGTTGACTCGCTTGGGGTCCCCATTATTGTTCAGGTTCTTGGGGATGCTGCTATGAGGGTTCGTGTCTCCGTGGCCGAATTGGTTGCCGCCATGGCTGAGCAGGACCCTCGTGCTCAGGAGGATTTTGTGAGAGCCAATGTGACTAGGCCGCTTGTGTCGTTGTTGTCTATAGATACTGTTCTTGCTGATCCCATGGCAGGGAGGGCTAGCATTCATTCTTTGGTAGTGAATTTGTCGTCGTCATCTTCGATTGGGGAATCGTCTAATTCAGGGAGTTTGGATGGGATTAGCAGAGGGGGGCAGCATaggagggagagggagagggagagggaggcTGAGAGCCCTGCGGTGAGGAACGAGGTCAAGGTGAGTTGTGCAAGGGCTCTTTGGAAGCTTTCCATAAGGTGTCTTCTGACTAGCAAGAAAATCACCGAGACCAAAGGTTTGCTTTGTCTGGCTAAGATTATTGAGTGTGAGAGTGGAGAATTGCAGCTCAATTGTCTCATGGCTGTCATGGAGATTACTGCGGTGGCCGAGGCAAATTCTGATCTTAGGAGGGCTGCTTTCAAGTCTACTGCTCCCGCCGCAAAAGCAGTCTTGGATCAGCTTCTGAGAGTGGTTCGGGAAGTGAACCATCCAGCATTGCTGATTCCTGCAATTAAGTCGATTGGTTCCTTAGCCAGGAACTTCCCTGGAAAGGTTCCGCATGTGCTTGGCCCTTTGGTTGCTCAACTTGGTAACAGAGATGTGGATGTGGCTATTGAGGCTGCTATTGCTTTGGGGAAGTTTGCGTGCTCGGAAAACTACAACTGTGTTGATCATTCTAAGGCAATACTTGAGCTTGATGGAGTTCCTAAGCTGATGAGATTGCTGCAGAACAATGACCGTGCGCATATGCATGGCCTTGTTTTACTTTGTCATCTTGCTTTGAATGTGGGCAATAGTAAGGTTCTTGAACAAGAGCGCGCCTTGTGTACTCTAGAGAAGCTAGCCCGTCCTGTTTTAGCTCAGCATCCTGATCAGAAGGAGCTCTTCGCAAAAGCCATACACAACCTCACTCTTTATCAGCCGGGAGCTCAATTGCACAGACAGTCCTAG